The DNA segment AGGTTCTTCATGATTCTGATTGTCTCATCAGGTGAGGTGTTCATTAATCCAAAAGCAATGGCTAATTTCTCACTGTGACGAGACTGCTGCCCTTCCTCGCTTGGATTGTTCAAGTAAATTTTTGACGATGGATAACCTCTATCTTCGAAAAGATTGATCAGTTTTTCCAAAGCAAGATTAATTTCCTTTATTTGAGGATGCAAGTTGTCATCTGCAACGAAAGTATGAGTAGCATTAGCTACGTCAATCCAACTACAACCTGGATCCTTTCTGACACCCAAAGCTTTCATTTTGCTTCTCAGTTTTGCTACTTCATCCCAATTACGGCACTCAGCATAAAGGCTACAAAGAAGCATGTTTGCAGAAGCATTCTGTGGGTCCATTTCTAAGACCTTAGACGCTGCAAGTTTTCCCAGTTCTAGGTTGCGCTGAACTCGGCAGGCTCCAAGCAATGCACCCCAGACCGCACCATCTGGCTTAAATGGCATCTTGTCGATGTGATTTTTCGCCTCATGCACATGACCAGCACGAGCAAGGAGATCAACAATGGCTGCATGATGGGTCGCATCTGGGGTTACTCCATAATCACGTTCCATTGAATCAAAATAATGTCGGCCTTTCTCGACAAGCCCCGCATGGCTGCATGCAGTTAGGACACCAAGAAATGTCACTGCATCTGGCTTGATTCCTGAGCTAGACATCTCTTCAAACAGAGCAACAGCCGCCTCGCCATGGCCGTTTTGCGCGTAACCCATGATAATTGTGCTCCATGAAACAGTATTGAGCTTCGACATATTATCAAATACTCGCCGTGCTTCCTCAATGCACCCACACTTAGCATATACATCAACAAGTGCAGTCTCAACAAATACATCCATGGCTGAAGGGACCTTAAACATGAAACCATGCATTTGCTTTCCAGCAACCAAGTTTGCTGAACTAGCACAAACACTCAGAATAACGGAAAAGGTTATATGATCCGGCCTGATTCTAGAATTCAGCATCTGACCAAGAACCCGAAAACTTTCT comes from the Nymphaea colorata isolate Beijing-Zhang1983 chromosome 14, ASM883128v2, whole genome shotgun sequence genome and includes:
- the LOC116267433 gene encoding putative pentatricopeptide repeat-containing protein At3g23330, whose translation is MGVTTHGRHFEAFLNLLQDCVDSNSLSQGKIAHALILRFGFLGFPFLCNRIIDMYSKLKEMSSARQLFDEMPLKDTATWNILIGGYCKLRRMEDARRLFDEIPRRDDVSWNTVIAGYAQASNGVEALELYSKMLSVSQTPTEFSVSSALRACSSLLRLDQGRMLHCHVYRFGLEENVFVSSSLVDMYSKCRMLEYAGRVFDRMSERNTVTWNAMLTGFSRNGFAEESFRVLGQMLNSRIRPDHITFSVILSVCASSANLVAGKQMHGFMFKVPSAMDVFVETALVDVYAKCGCIEEARRVFDNMSKLNTVSWSTIIMGYAQNGHGEAAVALFEEMSSSGIKPDAVTFLGVLTACSHAGLVEKGRHYFDSMERDYGVTPDATHHAAIVDLLARAGHVHEAKNHIDKMPFKPDGAVWGALLGACRVQRNLELGKLAASKVLEMDPQNASANMLLCSLYAECRNWDEVAKLRSKMKALGVRKDPGCSWIDVANATHTFVADDNLHPQIKEINLALEKLINLFEDRGYPSSKIYLNNPSEEGQQSRHSEKLAIAFGLMNTSPDETIRIMKNLRVCLDCHTFMKFVSQAVGRAIILRDVCRFHHFRDGRCSCGDYW